One region of Osmia lignaria lignaria isolate PbOS001 chromosome 7, iyOsmLign1, whole genome shotgun sequence genomic DNA includes:
- the LOC117604367 gene encoding uncharacterized protein LOC117604367: protein MEYLTIALSVTAVLIACYYYYLKNLNVFKRYGIPHIPPTPLVGNLGPVLAMKCSMMEMIKKVYNIDSEAKYVGFYDLGVPMIFIRDVELLKTIGMKNFDHFQDHQGFFDTSVDTLFGGSLFFLHGEYWKNQRSTVTPIFTSSKIKNMFKLMTDCGERVTDYLLKLPEEEREIEMKSVLSKYTNDVIASCAFGIEVDSVKDPNNELYVNGQRTMLFVGFGQFIKILMYRNAPSLIKLLRIRFFAKNLADFFENLLLDTVKTREEKGIYRPDMLQVMIDAKNKNEPGKTLTISEVISNAYGFYFGAYETVAMQSSFVFHLLAEHPDVQTKLQEEIDKVLEENDGQLTYDAVMKMEYLEAVIHETMRLYPNAFFLDRVCTKTYELPPAVPGAKPYTLRPGMTLWIPVCAIHTDSKHYENPDKFDPERFVTDGKRILNSGAFIPFGFGPRMCIGHRFAMMKMKVIVCQTLSRCQFKLASKSQLPMEILKGSFAAIPKNGFRLKVEPRKNVNLNKKITMSNSIHHRLFEMEYLTITLSVVAILTAIYYYYLKNLNVFKRYGIPHIPPKPIVGNFGPMMTMQSSITDIMQKVYDHCPDAKYAGIYEFTRATILLRDLDLIKSICVKNFDSFQDHQGFIHKKADPLFAGMLFFLNSEEWKGQRNLVSPVFTSSKIKTMFKLMSACAVRFADYLSKLPESDREFELKSVLSKFTNDVIATCAFGIEVDTIKDPNNELFVKGKQAVNMSGFITLMKQMVNRNIPFLANMLNLSFLPKNLAKFFEDLIIDTVKIRQEKGIYRPDMLQLLMDQSNKKEGKGLTNFNIASHAFGFYFGGFDSVAAQTSFVFQMLAENPDTQGKLQAEIDEVLENNNGQLTYEAISEMAYLDAVINETMRLHSIAFFLDRVCNKAFELPPAVPGAKPYTVQPGTSIWIPASSIHRDPKYYENPDKFEPERFVNDGKGIINSGAYIPFGAGPRMCIGNRFALTKMKVIICHVLARCEIKLNPKIRIPLEMSTTSFAMLPKNGFLLRVEPRKNIPTVNVDWINGVS, encoded by the exons ATGGAATACCTAACAATCGCCTTATCAGTAACTGCTGTACTTATAGCCTGTTACTATTACTATCTAAAGAATCTGAACGTATTCAAAAGATACGGGATCCCACACATTCCGCCTACACCACTAGTGGGAAACTTAGGACCCGTGTTAGCAATGAAGTGCAGCATGATGGAAATGATAAAGAAGGTATACAATATCGATTCAGAAGCCAAGTACGTAGGATTCTACGACCTAGGCGTTCCAATGATCTTCATTCGCGACGTGGAGCTCCTCAAAACCATCGGTATGAAGAATTTCGACCATTTCCAAGATCACCAAGGATTCTTCGACACCAGTGTAGATACTCTATTTGGAGGATCATTGTTCTTCCTGCATGGTGAGTACTGGAAGAACCAACGATCCACAGTGACCCCAATATTCACCTCCAGCAAAATCAAGAACATGTTCAAGCTGATGACAGACTGTGGAGAACGAGTTACCGATTATCTATTAAAATTACCTGAAGAGGAACGAGAAATAGAGATGAAGTCAGTGTTGTCCAAGTACACCAACGACGTTATCGCCAGTTGTGCATTCGGTATCGAAGTGGATAGCGTCAAAGATCCAAATAATGAGTTGTACGTAAATGGTCAGCGTACGATGTTGTTCGTCGGTTTTGGTCAGTTCATCAAGATATTGATGTACAGAAACGCACCTTCTTTGATAAAGTTGCTGCGAATCAGGTTCTTCGCGAAGAATCTTGCCGATTTCTTTGAGAACCTGCTGCTGGACACTGTGAAGACCAGAGAAGAGAAGGGAATCTACAGGCCAGACATGCTCCAGGTGATGATCGACGCTAAGAATAAAAATGAACCAGGAAAAACGTTAACTATCTCTGAGGTAATTTCTAATGCCTATGGATTCTACTTCGGTGCTTACGAGACAGTGGCCATGCAGTCGTCCTTCGTGTTCCATCTACTGGCAGAGCATCCTGATGTTCAGACGAAACTGCAAGAAGAGATAGACAAGGTATTAGAGGAGAACGATGGACAGTTGACCTACGATGCTGTTATGAAGATGGAATACTTGGAAGCAGTCATCCACGAGACCATGAGGTTGTACCCCAACGCCTTCTTCCTGGATAGAGTGTGCACGAAGACTTACGAACTGCCACCAGCAGTACCCGGTGCCAAACCCTACACCTTGAGACCTGGAATGACTCTCTGGATCCCTGTGTGTGCAATTCATACCGACTCGAAACACTACGAGAATCCGGACAAATTTGACCCGGAGAGATTCGTGACCGATGGTAAAAGGATACTGAACTCGGGAGCCTTCATACCTTTCGGATTTGGACCCAGGATGTGCATCGGGCACAGGTTCGCGATGATGAAAATGAAGGTGATAGTTTGTCAGACTTTGTCTCGCTGTCAATTCAAGTTGGCTTCGAAGAGCCAGCTTCCTATGGAAATACTGAAAGGATCATTCGCTGCGATCCCCAAGAATGGGTTCCGGCTGAAGGTTGAACCTAGGAAGAAtgttaatttgaataaaaaaataactaTGTCCAACAGT ATACATCACAGACTCTTCGAGATGGAGTATCTGACAATTACATTGTCAGTAGTAGCCATCCTCACAGCGATTTACTATTATTACCTGAAGAATCTGAACGTATTCAAAAGATATGGGATCCCACACATTCCGCCAAAACCAATTGTGGGAAATTTCGGACCTATGATGACCATGCAGTCCTCCATAACTGACATCATGCAAAAAGTCTACGATCATTGTCCAGACGCTAAATACGCGGGTATATACGAGTTTACGAGAGCCACGATTCTCTTACGTGATTTGGACCTCATCAAATCTATCTGCGTGAAGAACTTCGACTCCTTCCAGGATCACCAAGGCTTCATCCACAAGAAAGCAGATCCGTTATTTGCTGGAATGCTGTTTTTCCTGAACAGTGAGGAATGGAAGGGTCAAAGAAACCTAGTGTCTCCAGTGTTTACCTCCAGCAAGATCAAGACTATGTTCAAGCTAATGTCAGCCTGTGCGGTACGTTTCGCTGACTACCTATCGAAACTACCTGAAAGTGACCGCGAGTTCGAGCTTAAATCGGTTTTGTCGAAATTTACCAACGATGTGATCGCCACGTGTGCGTTTGGCATTGAGGTAGACACCATAAAAGATCCAAACAACGAGCTGTTCGTGAAAGGTAAACAAGCTGTCAACATGAGTGGTTTCATCACCCTCATGAAGCAGATGGTGAACAGGAACATACCGTTTCTGGCGAACATGTTGAACCTCTCATTCCTGCCTAAAAATCTTGCCAAGTTTTTCGAGGACCTGATAATCGACACGGTGAAGATCAGACAGGAAAAGGGTATCTACAGGCCAGATATGCTGCAGTTGTTGATGGATCAGAGCAACAAGAAGGAAGGTAAAGGGTTAACCAATTTCAACATTGCTTCCCACGCTTTTGGCTTCTACTTTGGTGGTTTCGATTCGGTGGCCGCGCAGACGTCTTTCGTCTTTCAAATGTTGGCTGAAAATCCTGATACCCAGGGTAAACTGCAAGCAGAGATCGACGAGGTTTTAGAGAATAATAATGGCCAATTGACTTACGAAGCGATATCAGAAATGGCGTATTTGGACGCAGTGATCAACGAGACCATGAGGTTGCATAGTATTGCCTTCTTCTTGGATAGAGTATGTAACAAGGCTTTCGAGTTACCTCCAGCGGTGCCTGGAGCCAAACCGTACACCGTGCAACCTGGAACCAGCATTTGGATCCCAGCCTCTTCCATCCATAGGGACCCGAAATATTATGAGAATCCGGACAAATTTGAGCCGGAAAGATTCGTGAATGATGGTAAGGGCATCATCAACTCGGGAGCTTATATACCTTTTGGTGCTGGACCCAGGATGTGTATTGGGAACAGGTTCGCGTTGACGAAGATGAAAGTGATAATTTGCCACGTTTTGGCTCGTTGTGAGATTAAACTGAATCCGAAGATCCGGATTCCTTTGGAAATGTCTACAACATCATTCGCTATGCTACCCAAAAATGGATTTTTGTTGCGTGTTGAGCCTAGAAAAAATATTCCTACTGTGAATGTTGATTGGATTAATGGAGTTAGTTAA